From a single Candidatus Brevundimonas phytovorans genomic region:
- a CDS encoding S9 family peptidase has protein sequence MNRRELIASTAAAGLAAASPALARSTTGASMSLPQPPVAKKVPVRIEQLGRVRTDDYQWMKDDNWQAVLRDPSLIKADVKEHLTAENAYREAVMASTLPLQAAMFEEMKGRIKEDDSSVPAADGAWEYFTEYRTGEQHPRYMRVERQGTWMVDGQPVTKTFIKAPTPQLLLDCNALAEGKAYSEVSATEHSPDHALFAYAEDAQGSEVFKIYVKDLATGEVLPNPIESATENFTFSPDSQWIFWTNRDDNGRPDKIFRRPARGGETTLVYEETDDGMFQSVSRTSDDAFIVIGIGNQETSEGRIIPGATPTATPVVVEPRYEGRLYDLDHWGDRWVIRTNADEAIDFKVVEAPTDAPAKANWKDLIPHTPGRFIEGVAMVKDYLGRQERADANTKIVIRDRAGAEHEIAVDEPAYALSLGGASEFDTTVMRYGYNSPSTPTSTYDYDLKTRERTLRKVQEVPSGHNPADYVVERLNAPASDGQLVPVTVLRRKDTPVDGSAPLLLYGYGSYGIPMPASFSTNRLSLVDRGFIYAIAHIRGGSDKGWGWFLDARRMTKKNTFTDFIACAEHLIDRNYATAGKIVAQGGSAGGLLMGAVTNMRPDLWAGVIGSVPFVDVINTMSDTSLPLTPPEWPEWGNPIEDAAAYDYMYSYSPYDQVEAKPYPAVLATGGLSDPRVTYWEPEKWVAKLRPATTSGNPVLLKINMTAGHFSSSGRFDYLKDVAHDYAFAVWAVDKGWLKA, from the coding sequence ATGAATCGCCGCGAACTGATCGCCTCGACCGCCGCCGCCGGCCTCGCCGCCGCCTCCCCTGCCCTCGCCCGTTCGACTACCGGAGCCTCGATGTCCCTGCCCCAACCGCCCGTCGCCAAGAAGGTCCCCGTCCGCATCGAGCAGTTGGGCCGTGTCCGCACCGACGACTATCAGTGGATGAAGGACGACAACTGGCAGGCCGTGCTGCGCGATCCGTCGCTGATCAAGGCCGACGTCAAGGAACACCTGACCGCCGAGAACGCCTATCGCGAGGCCGTCATGGCCTCGACCCTGCCGCTGCAGGCGGCGATGTTCGAAGAGATGAAGGGCCGCATCAAGGAGGACGACAGCTCCGTCCCCGCCGCCGACGGCGCCTGGGAGTATTTCACCGAGTACCGCACCGGCGAGCAGCACCCGCGCTATATGCGGGTCGAGCGCCAGGGGACCTGGATGGTCGACGGCCAGCCCGTGACCAAGACCTTCATCAAGGCCCCGACGCCTCAGCTCCTGCTGGACTGCAACGCCCTGGCCGAGGGCAAGGCCTATTCGGAAGTTTCGGCGACCGAGCACAGCCCCGACCACGCCCTGTTCGCCTATGCCGAGGACGCCCAAGGCTCCGAGGTCTTCAAGATCTACGTCAAGGACCTGGCCACAGGCGAGGTCCTGCCCAACCCCATCGAATCGGCGACCGAGAACTTCACCTTCTCGCCCGACAGCCAGTGGATCTTCTGGACCAACCGCGACGACAACGGCCGCCCGGACAAGATCTTCCGTCGCCCGGCGCGCGGCGGCGAGACCACCCTGGTCTATGAGGAAACCGACGACGGCATGTTCCAGAGCGTCAGCCGCACCTCGGATGACGCCTTCATCGTCATCGGCATCGGCAACCAGGAAACCTCGGAAGGCCGCATCATTCCGGGCGCGACGCCCACGGCGACGCCGGTCGTGGTCGAGCCGCGTTATGAGGGCCGCCTCTATGATCTGGACCACTGGGGCGACCGCTGGGTGATCCGCACCAACGCCGACGAGGCCATCGACTTCAAGGTGGTCGAGGCCCCGACCGACGCCCCGGCCAAGGCCAACTGGAAGGACCTGATCCCGCACACGCCAGGCCGCTTCATCGAGGGCGTGGCCATGGTGAAGGACTATCTGGGCCGTCAGGAGCGCGCCGACGCCAATACGAAGATCGTCATCCGCGACCGCGCCGGCGCCGAGCACGAGATCGCCGTGGACGAGCCCGCCTACGCCCTGTCGCTGGGCGGGGCGTCGGAGTTCGACACCACGGTCATGCGCTATGGCTACAACTCGCCGTCCACGCCGACCTCGACCTATGACTACGACCTGAAGACGCGCGAGCGGACTCTGCGCAAGGTTCAGGAAGTGCCCTCGGGCCACAATCCGGCGGACTATGTGGTCGAGCGTCTGAACGCCCCGGCCTCGGACGGCCAGCTGGTGCCGGTGACGGTGCTGCGCCGCAAGGACACGCCGGTCGACGGCTCGGCGCCGCTTCTGCTCTACGGCTACGGCTCCTACGGCATCCCCATGCCGGCCAGCTTCTCGACCAACCGGCTGTCGCTGGTGGATCGCGGCTTCATCTATGCCATCGCCCATATTCGCGGCGGTTCGGACAAGGGCTGGGGCTGGTTCCTGGACGCCCGGCGGATGACCAAGAAGAACACCTTCACCGACTTCATCGCCTGCGCCGAACACCTGATCGACCGGAACTACGCCACGGCGGGCAAGATCGTCGCCCAGGGCGGGTCGGCCGGCGGTCTGCTGATGGGGGCCGTCACCAATATGCGCCCCGACCTGTGGGCCGGGGTGATCGGCAGCGTGCCCTTCGTCGACGTCATCAACACCATGTCGGACACCAGCCTGCCGCTGACCCCGCCCGAGTGGCCCGAGTGGGGCAACCCGATCGAGGACGCCGCCGCCTACGACTATATGTACAGCTACAGCCCCTATGATCAGGTCGAGGCCAAGCCCTATCCGGCGGTGCTGGCGACCGGCGGCCTGTCCGACCCGCGCGTCACCTACTGGGAGCCGGAAAAGTGGGTGGCCAAGCTGCGGCCCGCGACCACCTCGGGCAATCCGGTCCTGCTGAAGATCAACATGACGGCGGGCCATTTCAGTTCGTCGGGCCGCTTCGACTATCTGAAGGATGTCGCCCACGACTACGCCTTCGCCGTCTGGGCCGTCGACAAGGGCTGGCTGAAGGCGTGA
- a CDS encoding serine protease, translated as MISQDVPPAPPAAVAPAPWDLTVGLINATVQIDQPLDQSTRKVGTGFLISAPRPDGSPRVVLVTAAHVLNVMPAAEARIGWRTAEADGAWKFTPANLTIRDADGTPLWTQHPERDVAVMEITAPSAFAQAAIPLGWLADETTFDRWRVGPGDELMALGYPHGLSANKAGFPILRLGRISSWPLTPIRHFPIFLLDFAVSQGNSGGPVFWTPAVDRLPGGPSPDHPYIAGVLVQEVQGGGEGLELGVVAHAQYVREAIALLDAPSP; from the coding sequence ATGATCTCTCAGGATGTTCCGCCCGCACCGCCCGCCGCCGTCGCGCCCGCCCCTTGGGACCTCACCGTCGGCCTGATCAACGCCACAGTGCAGATCGACCAGCCTCTGGACCAGAGCACGAGGAAGGTCGGCACAGGCTTCCTGATCTCCGCGCCTCGCCCCGACGGTTCGCCGCGCGTGGTTCTGGTCACCGCCGCCCATGTGCTGAACGTCATGCCGGCGGCGGAGGCCCGCATCGGATGGCGCACGGCCGAAGCCGACGGCGCCTGGAAGTTCACGCCCGCAAACCTGACCATCCGCGACGCTGACGGGACGCCGCTGTGGACCCAGCATCCCGAGCGGGACGTGGCGGTGATGGAGATCACCGCGCCCTCCGCCTTCGCCCAGGCGGCGATCCCGCTGGGCTGGCTGGCGGATGAGACCACCTTCGACCGCTGGCGCGTCGGGCCGGGCGACGAACTGATGGCCCTGGGCTATCCCCACGGCCTGTCGGCCAACAAGGCGGGCTTCCCCATCCTGCGCCTGGGCCGGATCAGTTCCTGGCCGCTGACGCCGATCCGCCACTTCCCGATCTTCCTGCTGGATTTCGCGGTGTCGCAAGGCAACTCGGGCGGGCCGGTCTTCTGGACGCCTGCGGTTGATCGCCTGCCCGGCGGACCGAGCCCGGATCACCCCTATATCGCCGGCGTTCTGGTGCAGGAGGTCCAGGGCGGCGGCGAGGGGCTGGAACTGGGCGTCGTCGCCCATGCCCAATATGTCCGCGAGGCGATTGCCCTGCTGGACGCGCCAAGTCCCTAG
- a CDS encoding energy transducer TonB: MPLITALLLSLAVSGEDPEVVNATWVTAPVARPEDYPRFARIVRAEGHVTVQCDALPTGALSACTAMSEKPADLGFGDEAVRVVQRGLAAPRTVDGTPVTSRIQTRIPFRISSEPSPPPGPWTGPQPTAGQRESARRWAVRAVSRMPRLARFGLEDLPSDRRAVVTAWITELYPDRQKTQEIFTVAAARLLAEIGLPEMPPTRPLDEATWNRRFAAASADQFDGAAADAELRRRYCARYECGPSR; this comes from the coding sequence ATGCCGTTGATCACCGCCTTGCTGTTGAGCCTCGCCGTGTCGGGCGAGGACCCGGAAGTGGTCAACGCCACCTGGGTCACCGCGCCCGTCGCCCGTCCAGAGGACTATCCGCGCTTTGCCCGCATCGTCAGGGCCGAGGGCCATGTCACCGTGCAATGCGACGCCCTGCCGACGGGCGCCCTGTCGGCCTGCACGGCCATGTCGGAGAAGCCAGCGGATCTGGGATTCGGAGACGAGGCCGTGCGTGTGGTCCAGCGCGGCCTCGCCGCTCCACGCACCGTGGACGGAACCCCGGTGACCAGCCGCATCCAGACGCGCATTCCGTTTCGCATCTCCTCGGAGCCGTCCCCGCCGCCCGGCCCCTGGACGGGCCCCCAGCCCACCGCTGGGCAAAGGGAGTCTGCACGGCGCTGGGCTGTGCGGGCGGTCTCACGAATGCCTCGCCTCGCCCGCTTTGGGCTGGAAGATCTGCCGAGTGATCGTCGAGCCGTCGTGACGGCATGGATCACCGAACTGTATCCTGATCGTCAGAAGACCCAGGAGATATTCACCGTCGCCGCCGCACGCCTGCTGGCCGAGATCGGCCTTCCCGAGATGCCGCCGACCCGTCCGCTCGATGAGGCAACCTGGAACAGGCGCTTCGCGGCGGCGAGCGCAGACCAATTCGATGGCGCCGCCGCCGATGCGGAGCTTCGCCGCCGCTACTGCGCCCGCTACGAGTGTGGGCCCTCGCGCTAG
- a CDS encoding acyl-CoA dehydrogenase, which produces MSYRAPVRDLAFALEAVAGIDQVAATGAFPDYDADVMGAVLEAAGQFSEQVLAPLNRPGDLAGAKYADGAVTAAPGFAEAYKQFAEGGWTSLTASVEAGGQALPKALELAAYETVHAANMAFGLCPMLSLASIEALEAVGTEHQRTTYLPKLVSGEWTGAMVLTEPHAGSDLGALTTTATPNGDGTYALNGQKIFITWGDHDATDNIVHLVLARLPDAPAGPKGISLFLTPKFAVNADGSLGERNAFHPVGVEHKLGIHASPTCVMAYEGARAELVGRPNEGLAHMFVMMNAARLAVGVEGVGIAERAYQHALAYALDRRQGRSVWTGEKNAPIFDHPDVRRTLGVMKAKIAAARAICLSTGVAADLAKHAATEADRKLWKGREDLFTPIAKAWSTDIGCEVASLGVQVHGGMGFIEETGAAQYYRDARISPIYEGTNGIQAMDLVGRKLSMDGGQSAHALIADMKATLVEIDRLYVGKPVERFATAIEAVEDATLWLLDRKAAADGAADVLAGADAYLKLMGDVVGGWMLAKGALAAKARLDAGAGDPVWLQGKLDLYEFYAANVLGHASSRLAAVGQGGELLQGLSVEALAG; this is translated from the coding sequence ATGAGCTACCGCGCCCCCGTCCGTGACCTCGCCTTCGCCCTGGAGGCCGTCGCCGGCATTGATCAGGTCGCCGCCACGGGCGCCTTTCCCGACTATGACGCCGACGTCATGGGCGCGGTGCTGGAAGCCGCCGGTCAATTCTCGGAACAGGTCCTGGCCCCGCTGAACCGCCCGGGCGACCTGGCCGGCGCCAAGTATGCGGACGGCGCCGTCACCGCCGCCCCCGGTTTCGCCGAGGCCTACAAGCAGTTCGCCGAAGGCGGCTGGACCAGCCTGACCGCCTCGGTCGAGGCCGGCGGCCAGGCCCTGCCCAAGGCGCTGGAACTGGCGGCCTATGAAACCGTCCACGCCGCCAACATGGCCTTCGGCCTCTGCCCCATGCTTTCCCTGGCCTCGATCGAGGCGCTGGAAGCGGTCGGCACGGAACACCAGCGGACGACCTATCTGCCCAAGCTGGTCTCGGGCGAATGGACCGGGGCCATGGTCCTGACCGAGCCGCACGCCGGCTCCGATCTGGGCGCTCTGACCACCACGGCCACCCCGAACGGCGACGGCACCTATGCCCTGAACGGCCAGAAGATCTTCATCACCTGGGGCGACCACGACGCCACGGACAACATTGTCCACCTGGTGCTGGCCCGCCTGCCCGACGCCCCTGCCGGCCCCAAGGGCATCAGCCTGTTCCTGACGCCCAAGTTCGCGGTCAACGCCGACGGCTCGCTGGGCGAACGCAACGCCTTCCACCCGGTCGGGGTCGAGCACAAGCTGGGCATCCACGCCTCGCCCACCTGCGTCATGGCCTATGAGGGCGCCCGCGCCGAACTGGTCGGCCGTCCGAACGAGGGCCTGGCCCATATGTTCGTGATGATGAACGCCGCCCGCCTGGCCGTCGGTGTCGAGGGCGTCGGCATCGCCGAGCGCGCCTATCAGCACGCCCTCGCCTATGCCCTGGACCGCCGTCAGGGCCGCAGCGTCTGGACCGGCGAGAAGAACGCCCCGATCTTTGACCACCCCGACGTGCGCCGCACCCTGGGCGTCATGAAGGCCAAGATCGCCGCCGCCCGCGCCATCTGCCTGTCCACCGGCGTCGCCGCCGACCTGGCCAAGCACGCCGCCACCGAGGCCGACCGCAAGCTGTGGAAGGGCCGCGAGGACCTGTTCACCCCCATCGCCAAGGCCTGGTCCACCGACATCGGCTGCGAGGTCGCCTCGCTGGGCGTTCAGGTCCACGGCGGCATGGGCTTCATCGAGGAAACCGGCGCGGCCCAATACTATCGCGACGCCCGCATCAGCCCGATCTACGAGGGCACCAACGGCATTCAGGCCATGGATCTGGTCGGCCGCAAGCTGTCGATGGACGGCGGCCAGTCGGCCCACGCCCTGATCGCTGACATGAAGGCGACCCTGGTCGAGATTGACCGCCTCTATGTCGGCAAGCCGGTCGAGCGCTTCGCCACGGCCATCGAGGCCGTCGAGGACGCCACCCTTTGGCTGCTGGACCGCAAGGCCGCCGCTGATGGCGCCGCCGACGTCCTGGCCGGCGCCGACGCCTATCTGAAGCTGATGGGCGACGTGGTCGGCGGCTGGATGCTAGCCAAGGGCGCCCTGGCCGCGAAGGCGCGTCTGGACGCCGGCGCTGGCGATCCCGTCTGGCTGCAAGGCAAGCTGGACCTGTATGAATTCTACGCCGCCAACGTCCTGGGCCACGCCTCCAGCCGCCTGGCCGCCGTGGGTCAGGGCGGTGAGCTGCTGCAGGGCCTGAGCGTGGAAGCACTGGCGGGTTGA
- a CDS encoding cytochrome b, with translation MAEPRNRYSTVSLILHWVIALAVVAQILLIMAHDATEGALSREFTQTHKAVGVTILVLTLARLGWRLANPLIALPPETPRWERILSRGTQIAFYAVLLIMPLTGWLASSAAGRDISWFGLFQWPLLPIGGGREAAGQFMDTHEMVAKLLYLLIVLHVGGALKHQFINRDNVLHRMIPLIPRRP, from the coding sequence TTGGCCGAGCCTCGAAACCGCTATTCGACCGTGTCGTTGATCCTGCACTGGGTCATCGCCTTGGCCGTGGTGGCGCAAATCCTGTTGATCATGGCCCACGACGCGACCGAAGGCGCGCTATCGCGAGAGTTCACCCAGACCCACAAGGCCGTGGGGGTGACGATTCTGGTGCTGACGCTGGCGCGGCTGGGGTGGCGACTGGCCAACCCGTTGATCGCCCTGCCGCCGGAGACGCCGAGGTGGGAGCGGATTCTGTCGCGCGGGACACAAATCGCCTTCTACGCCGTCCTGCTGATCATGCCGCTGACCGGGTGGCTGGCGTCGTCGGCCGCCGGGCGCGACATCAGCTGGTTCGGCCTGTTCCAGTGGCCCCTGCTGCCGATCGGCGGCGGGCGCGAGGCGGCGGGCCAGTTTATGGACACGCACGAGATGGTGGCCAAGCTGCTCTATCTGCTGATCGTCCTGCATGTCGGCGGCGCGCTGAAGCACCAATTCATCAACCGGGACAACGTGCTGCACCGCATGATCCCCCTGATCCCGCGCCGGCCATGA
- a CDS encoding L-threonylcarbamoyladenylate synthase: MKGDTPEIAAEALKTGRLVMLPTETVYGLAADASNPQAVARIFEAKGRPRFNPLIAHVANALDAETIAVFDDRARALAEAFWPGPLTIVAPVRDRERVCDLARAGLDSVAVRVPGHPRARAVIAAFGGAVVAPSANRSGRPSPTTFDDALEETGHAVGAAVDGGPCAVGVESTVVSVLDGQVALLRPGSVTREELEAVVGPLAENGQGHRSPGRLALHYAPDAPVRIEAEAAKEGEILLGFGPAVGEPRWSLSPTGDLREAAANLFRLLREADRTKPAGIAVSPIPATGLGEAINDRLRRAAGFVG, translated from the coding sequence ATGAAGGGCGACACCCCTGAGATCGCCGCAGAGGCGCTTAAGACCGGCCGGCTGGTCATGCTGCCGACCGAGACGGTCTATGGGCTGGCGGCTGACGCCTCGAACCCGCAAGCGGTGGCGCGCATCTTTGAAGCCAAGGGAAGACCGCGCTTCAACCCCTTGATCGCGCACGTCGCCAACGCCCTGGACGCCGAGACGATCGCCGTGTTCGACGACCGCGCGCGGGCGTTGGCCGAGGCCTTCTGGCCCGGCCCCCTGACCATCGTGGCGCCGGTGCGGGACCGCGAGCGGGTCTGCGATCTGGCCCGCGCCGGTCTGGACAGCGTGGCTGTGCGGGTGCCAGGGCATCCGCGCGCCAGGGCGGTGATCGCGGCCTTTGGCGGGGCGGTCGTCGCGCCTTCGGCCAACCGTTCGGGCCGCCCCAGTCCGACGACGTTTGACGACGCGCTGGAGGAGACCGGCCATGCGGTCGGCGCCGCCGTGGACGGCGGGCCGTGCGCGGTCGGTGTCGAGAGCACCGTCGTGTCCGTGCTGGACGGTCAGGTGGCCCTGCTGCGTCCCGGTTCGGTGACGCGCGAGGAGTTGGAGGCCGTGGTCGGGCCGCTGGCCGAGAACGGGCAGGGGCATCGCTCGCCCGGCCGACTGGCCCTGCATTACGCCCCCGACGCCCCGGTGCGGATCGAGGCCGAGGCGGCAAAGGAAGGCGAAATCCTGCTGGGCTTTGGCCCCGCCGTCGGCGAGCCGCGCTGGAGCCTGAGCCCGACCGGCGATCTGCGCGAGGCGGCGGCCAATCTGTTCCGCCTGCTGCGTGAAGCCGACCGCACCAAGCCCGCCGGCATCGCCGTGTCGCCGATCCCGGCGACGGGGTTGGGCGAGGCGATCAATGATCGACTGCGACGCGCGGCGGGCTTCGTCGGCTGA
- a CDS encoding patatin-like phospholipase family protein produces MATKRKPICLALQGGGSHGAFQWGVLDRLLEADLLDIRAVTAASAGAMNAAALITGLEQGGAEGGRAALDKLWREVNQSGGRNVFGDSAIWSKALTPGWLKDSPMWKAGETLAMSMSPYSFNPFNLNPLKRVLETAVDFDAVRGSKIQLIVSTTAVRAGRSRLFRTPEITPDVLLASACLPHLFQAVEIEGEPYWDGGYLANPALWPLFYADTPDDLLLLPLNPFVRDDAPREAGEIMDRLNEILFNAPLVAELRAVAFVQDLIAEGRLSRNEDRHRAVRMHAIEADDWLGSLSLSTKFDTEWSFLNDLKSRGRQAAEQWLETCAPQVGQASSVDLKARFL; encoded by the coding sequence ATGGCGACGAAACGCAAACCCATCTGCCTGGCGCTTCAGGGCGGCGGCTCGCACGGCGCCTTTCAGTGGGGCGTGCTGGACCGGCTTCTTGAGGCCGACCTTCTCGACATCCGCGCTGTCACCGCCGCCTCGGCGGGGGCGATGAACGCTGCGGCCCTGATCACCGGACTGGAACAGGGCGGCGCCGAGGGCGGCCGCGCCGCGCTGGACAAGCTGTGGCGTGAGGTCAATCAATCCGGCGGCCGCAACGTCTTCGGCGACAGCGCTATCTGGTCCAAGGCCCTTACCCCCGGCTGGCTCAAGGACAGCCCGATGTGGAAGGCGGGCGAGACGCTGGCCATGTCGATGAGCCCTTACTCTTTCAACCCGTTCAACCTGAACCCGTTGAAGCGCGTGCTGGAAACCGCTGTCGATTTCGATGCTGTGCGGGGCTCCAAGATCCAGCTGATCGTCTCCACCACGGCGGTTCGCGCCGGTCGGTCGCGCCTGTTCCGAACACCTGAGATCACCCCCGACGTTCTGCTGGCCTCGGCCTGCCTGCCGCATCTGTTTCAGGCGGTCGAGATCGAGGGCGAGCCCTACTGGGACGGCGGCTATCTGGCCAATCCGGCGCTGTGGCCGCTGTTCTACGCCGACACGCCGGACGACCTCCTGCTGCTGCCGCTGAACCCCTTCGTCCGCGACGATGCCCCGCGTGAGGCAGGCGAGATCATGGATCGGCTGAACGAGATCCTGTTTAATGCGCCGCTGGTGGCCGAACTGCGCGCCGTCGCCTTCGTTCAGGACCTGATCGCCGAGGGCAGGCTCAGCCGCAACGAGGACCGCCATCGCGCCGTCCGCATGCACGCCATCGAGGCCGACGACTGGCTGGGCAGTCTGTCGCTGTCGACCAAGTTCGACACCGAATGGAGCTTCCTCAACGACCTGAAGTCGCGCGGACGGCAAGCGGCGGAGCAATGGTTGGAAACCTGCGCGCCTCAGGTCGGCCAGGCCTCAAGCGTCGATCTGAAGGCCCGTTTCCTTTAG
- a CDS encoding 3-hydroxybutyrate dehydrogenase, giving the protein MFAMNDLKGQVAVVSGSTSGIGLALARAVAQCGGDVVLNGLGDPAVIEQTRADLAAETGVRVLYHPADMTQPDQIADMVATAHRELGRLDILVNNAGIQHVEAVENFPAEAWEKIISINLSSTFYATRAAIPIMKAQGRGRIVNIASAHGLVASPFKSAYVAAKHGVIGFTKTVALELAQQNITCNAICPGFVETPIVAKQIEDQARTRGMTPEDVMKNVILGSQPTKRFVTTDELAGIFLYLVSDLGASANGSHFSVDGGWTAQ; this is encoded by the coding sequence ATGTTCGCCATGAACGATCTCAAGGGCCAGGTCGCCGTCGTCTCCGGCTCGACCTCCGGCATCGGCCTGGCTCTGGCCCGCGCCGTCGCGCAATGCGGCGGCGACGTGGTTTTGAACGGCCTGGGCGATCCGGCGGTCATCGAACAGACCCGCGCCGATCTGGCGGCTGAGACCGGCGTCCGCGTCCTCTACCACCCCGCCGACATGACCCAGCCGGATCAGATCGCCGACATGGTCGCCACGGCGCACCGCGAACTGGGCCGCCTCGATATCCTGGTCAACAACGCCGGCATCCAGCACGTCGAAGCTGTCGAAAACTTCCCCGCCGAGGCGTGGGAGAAGATCATCTCGATCAACCTGTCCTCGACCTTCTACGCCACCAGGGCGGCGATCCCGATCATGAAGGCGCAAGGCCGCGGGCGCATCGTCAACATCGCCTCGGCCCACGGCCTGGTCGCCAGCCCGTTCAAGTCGGCCTATGTCGCCGCCAAGCACGGCGTGATCGGCTTCACCAAGACGGTGGCGCTGGAATTGGCCCAGCAGAACATCACCTGCAACGCCATCTGCCCCGGCTTCGTCGAGACCCCCATCGTCGCCAAGCAGATCGAGGATCAGGCCCGCACGCGCGGCATGACGCCCGAGGACGTGATGAAGAACGTCATCTTGGGCTCGCAGCCGACCAAGCGCTTCGTCACGACTGACGAACTGGCGGGCATCTTCCTCTATCTGGTGTCCGATCTCGGCGCCTCGGCCAACGGCTCGCACTTCTCTGTCGATGGCGGCTGGACCGCGCAATAG
- the yaaA gene encoding peroxide stress protein YaaA, translated as MLIVLSPAKRLDFTPPALNVPATPRRCADETAELAKVTRKLSRADLRRLMSISDALADLNYERFQAFDNETTEGALQAVFAFAGDVYDGLDARSLAPADLAWAQDHLRILSGFYGLLRPLDAIQPYRLEMGTRLKTPRGATLYDFWGERISLRLNEDAAPLPDRTLVNLASQEYFGAVDAKALKLPVITPHFKERKDGEARIISFFAKKARGAMARYAIENRIEKAQDLKAFDRDGYRFDKALSTDADWIFIREGNS; from the coding sequence TTGCTGATCGTCCTGTCCCCGGCCAAACGGCTGGACTTCACGCCCCCTGCCCTCAACGTGCCCGCGACCCCGCGTCGCTGCGCCGATGAGACCGCCGAGCTGGCCAAGGTGACGCGCAAGCTGAGCCGGGCCGACCTGCGCCGCCTGATGTCGATCTCCGACGCTCTGGCCGACCTGAATTACGAACGCTTCCAGGCTTTCGACAACGAGACGACCGAGGGCGCGCTCCAGGCCGTCTTCGCCTTCGCCGGCGACGTCTATGATGGACTGGACGCGCGCTCGCTGGCCCCCGCCGATCTGGCCTGGGCTCAGGATCACCTGCGGATCCTCTCGGGCTTCTACGGTCTGCTGCGTCCGCTGGACGCCATCCAGCCCTATCGGCTGGAGATGGGCACGCGCCTGAAGACCCCGCGCGGCGCCACCCTCTACGACTTCTGGGGCGAGCGCATCTCGCTGCGCCTGAACGAGGACGCGGCGCCCCTGCCCGACCGCACCCTGGTCAATCTGGCCAGCCAGGAATATTTCGGCGCCGTCGACGCCAAGGCGCTGAAGCTGCCGGTCATCACGCCCCACTTCAAGGAACGCAAGGACGGCGAGGCCCGCATCATCTCCTTCTTCGCCAAGAAGGCGCGCGGCGCCATGGCCCGCTACGCCATCGAGAATCGCATCGAAAAAGCCCAGGATCTCAAGGCCTTCGACCGCGACGGCTACCGCTTCGACAAGGCGCTTTCGACGGATGCGGACTGGATATTCATCAGAGAGGGAAATTCCTGA